One Flammeovirga agarivorans DNA window includes the following coding sequences:
- a CDS encoding winged helix-turn-helix transcriptional regulator: protein MDLIGSKWKSLVLFHLLKGGMRSGELQKTLKDISNKMFTQTVRELEEDQLIQRRIFPEVPPRVEYELTPLGKSLEDILIQMDDWGRNVIEDIKKER, encoded by the coding sequence ATGGATCTGATTGGAAGTAAGTGGAAATCCTTGGTGTTATTTCATCTACTAAAGGGTGGAATGCGTTCAGGAGAACTACAGAAAACATTAAAAGATATATCAAATAAAATGTTTACTCAAACAGTGAGAGAATTAGAGGAAGATCAGTTGATTCAAAGAAGGATTTTTCCAGAGGTTCCACCTCGAGTTGAGTATGAATTAACCCCATTAGGGAAATCGTTAGAAGACATACTAATTCAGATGGATGACTGGGGGAGGAATGTAATAGAAGATATAAAAAAAGAACGCTAG
- a CDS encoding DUF4625 domain-containing protein yields the protein MKLQTLISYILLLAVFASCIALEDDFSPSISSMEIEENKVFHYKDTFNLSVTFSDNVLISEATISIGEVNPESSSVFTFSFDSTYADIQARALAIDSSLVIPAYVPTGQYFLALKNKDAGDNVMVDSIFFRIESDTILPSFSSDISVMSAIEGNQESTVYCRGERLLLSGILSDNIGLTKLSVQFADSSPRNFLIQGDSLDINDIVQRQIFIPESLENGIDTLTLTLEDEYSNVSVKKIPLEINCDDVAANFASYESTQEIPSDRIVLIYPGTPFQLTSLIAEDEGGLDSVQLEVSRIPVSSDGSTSTPIIEQFVEVALNGVNTIDLATLEDLNFNFEFDELTTDAGETIFINVKIKDQEQTWDNASFFRFSLVAREDLAPSITVTDFIFNDTKEYVPENEPYALTPQTNSINIKLEGKIYENVGLQSVLIEFIDLGLGSRGTSASKTVTEFSSYPVDLGSLISDLQMVVPSMNQADLYEYSQTDFRLRILATDIRGQTDEIIYNFSVDYSLAIEEGEGEVEEPILPGRKGF from the coding sequence ATGAAACTTCAAACGCTCATATCATATATTCTACTATTAGCTGTTTTTGCATCATGTATTGCTTTAGAAGATGACTTTTCTCCTAGTATTTCTTCCATGGAAATCGAGGAAAATAAGGTCTTTCATTACAAAGATACTTTCAACTTAAGTGTTACGTTCTCAGACAATGTATTGATCTCTGAAGCAACGATCTCTATAGGTGAGGTAAACCCTGAAAGTAGCTCTGTTTTTACTTTTTCTTTTGACTCTACCTATGCTGATATTCAGGCAAGAGCATTGGCTATCGATTCCTCGTTAGTGATTCCTGCTTACGTTCCAACAGGGCAATATTTCTTGGCATTAAAAAATAAAGATGCAGGAGATAACGTAATGGTAGATTCGATCTTTTTCCGAATAGAATCAGATACTATATTACCTTCATTTTCTTCAGATATCTCAGTGATGTCAGCTATTGAGGGAAATCAAGAAAGTACAGTTTATTGTAGAGGTGAACGACTATTATTATCTGGTATCTTATCTGATAATATTGGTCTTACGAAATTGAGTGTACAGTTTGCTGATAGCTCTCCAAGAAACTTCTTAATACAAGGAGATTCATTGGATATTAATGATATCGTTCAACGACAAATTTTTATTCCTGAGTCGCTAGAGAACGGGATAGATACATTAACTTTAACTCTAGAAGACGAGTACAGTAATGTTTCTGTTAAGAAAATACCTTTAGAAATTAATTGTGATGATGTTGCAGCCAATTTTGCATCATATGAGTCCACTCAAGAAATACCATCAGATCGTATTGTTTTAATTTATCCTGGTACTCCATTCCAATTAACTTCATTAATTGCTGAAGATGAAGGTGGATTAGATTCAGTACAATTAGAAGTAAGTAGAATACCTGTTTCTTCTGACGGAAGTACTTCTACTCCAATTATCGAGCAGTTTGTTGAAGTCGCTTTAAATGGAGTGAATACAATAGATTTAGCTACCTTAGAAGATTTGAACTTTAATTTTGAATTTGATGAACTAACTACTGATGCAGGTGAAACGATTTTCATTAATGTGAAAATAAAAGACCAAGAGCAAACGTGGGATAATGCTTCATTCTTTAGATTCTCCTTGGTGGCAAGAGAAGATTTGGCTCCATCAATAACTGTAACAGACTTCATCTTTAATGATACTAAAGAATATGTTCCTGAAAATGAACCGTATGCTTTAACACCTCAAACAAATAGTATCAATATTAAATTAGAAGGTAAAATCTATGAAAATGTAGGTTTACAATCTGTACTAATTGAATTCATTGATTTAGGATTAGGATCAAGAGGTACGTCAGCAAGTAAAACAGTTACTGAGTTTTCATCTTACCCTGTTGATTTAGGAAGTCTGATCTCAGATCTACAAATGGTAGTTCCTTCAATGAATCAGGCAGATTTATATGAATACTCTCAAACCGATTTCCGTTTAAGAATTCTTGCTACCGACATCAGAGGTCAAACGGATGAAATCATCTACAACTTCAGTGTTGATTATAGTTTAGCAATCGAAGAAGGAGAGGGAGAAGTGGAAGAGCCAATTCTTCCAGGTAGAAAGGGATTTTAA
- a CDS encoding dihydroorotase, translating into MKEILLNNVRVSNTTSPYHQQNVYILIKDGVIDEVSTSPITAPNAKSIDTDGLWVSAGWLDMRSTLNEPGEEFKEDIASLCKAAAFGGFTDVATLPNTNPTVQTKESVHFIKQMSAFTPVQLHPMGALTKNAKGEEMNEYIDMHEAGAVAFTDGIHHSWHLGVMKRAIMYMQKFDGLMVELANEKTLDNDGHMNEGVPSTLMGTRGIPNVAEWLAIQKILALLSYTDGRVHFANISAKESVDLIRKAKADGLKVTCDIAAHQIALTDESLSDFDTNKKVWPPFRSQEDIDALWEGIKDGTIDSIVSSHTPQDTESKRLEFDLADCGILGLETAFANIISNLPQGISVDTIIEKLSTTPRSILKADSATIKEGEKATITVFDPFHEWTFEKKDIQSKSDNTPFIGTQFKGKAIAVINKGQLVEA; encoded by the coding sequence ATGAAAGAAATTTTGCTCAATAACGTAAGAGTATCAAATACAACTTCCCCTTATCATCAACAAAATGTTTATATCTTAATTAAAGATGGTGTAATCGATGAGGTTTCAACATCTCCAATTACTGCTCCCAATGCAAAATCGATTGATACAGATGGATTATGGGTATCTGCAGGTTGGTTAGATATGCGTTCTACTTTAAACGAGCCAGGTGAAGAATTCAAAGAAGACATTGCTTCTTTATGTAAAGCAGCTGCTTTTGGTGGGTTTACAGATGTAGCCACTTTACCGAATACAAACCCTACAGTACAGACAAAAGAAAGTGTACATTTTATTAAACAAATGAGCGCTTTTACTCCAGTTCAACTTCACCCAATGGGAGCATTAACTAAGAATGCAAAAGGAGAAGAAATGAACGAGTATATCGATATGCATGAAGCCGGTGCGGTAGCTTTCACAGATGGTATACATCATTCATGGCACTTAGGTGTAATGAAAAGAGCTATCATGTATATGCAAAAATTTGATGGATTGATGGTAGAATTAGCTAATGAGAAGACATTAGACAATGATGGCCATATGAACGAAGGCGTTCCGAGTACCTTAATGGGTACAAGGGGAATACCTAATGTAGCAGAATGGCTAGCCATCCAGAAAATCCTAGCTTTATTGAGTTATACAGATGGTAGAGTACACTTTGCCAATATATCAGCAAAAGAATCTGTCGATTTAATTCGAAAAGCAAAAGCTGATGGCCTTAAAGTTACTTGTGACATCGCAGCACATCAAATTGCTTTAACAGACGAATCTTTATCAGACTTTGATACAAATAAAAAAGTATGGCCTCCTTTCCGCTCTCAAGAAGATATTGACGCTCTATGGGAAGGAATTAAAGATGGAACTATTGACTCCATCGTTTCATCACATACACCACAAGATACTGAATCAAAAAGGTTAGAGTTTGATTTGGCTGATTGTGGAATCTTAGGTTTAGAAACAGCTTTCGCTAATATCATCTCCAATTTACCTCAGGGTATTTCTGTTGATACAATTATTGAGAAGTTATCAACTACGCCAAGATCAATCTTAAAAGCTGATTCAGCTACTATTAAAGAAGGAGAAAAAGCTACAATAACAGTTTTTGACCCGTTCCATGAGTGGACTTTTGAGAAAAAAGATATTCAATCTAAATCAGATAACACTCCATTTATTGGCACTCAATTTAAAGGAAAAGCGATAGCGGTTATCAACAAAGGACAATTGGTAGAAGCGTAA
- a CDS encoding ATP-binding protein codes for MFRKKVNCETTNLHEIREFLLSALDNYSVPLSQRDMIVVAVDEVCANRMIHSNSCDPTKEIEVSVSTQDNEKEVVIEIKDDGEAFDIKAYQSPAITDVIKEHRKGGMGLRLVKNIMDAVQVVQVGKHQVCRLVKQL; via the coding sequence ATGTTTAGAAAAAAAGTCAACTGTGAAACGACCAACCTTCATGAAATCCGTGAGTTTCTGCTCTCGGCTTTAGACAACTACAGTGTACCTCTTTCCCAAAGAGATATGATCGTTGTAGCAGTCGATGAGGTCTGTGCAAACAGGATGATTCATTCAAACAGCTGTGATCCTACCAAGGAAATAGAAGTTTCTGTTTCTACCCAAGACAATGAAAAAGAGGTAGTGATTGAAATTAAAGACGATGGCGAAGCTTTTGATATTAAAGCATATCAATCTCCTGCTATTACAGATGTAATTAAAGAACATCGTAAAGGAGGAATGGGACTTAGATTGGTTAAAAATATTATGGATGCCGTTCAGGTTGTACAAGTCGGAAAACATCAGGTATGTAGACTTGTAAAACAGCTTTGA
- a CDS encoding STAS domain-containing protein — MTKVDVNVVQENDFTLISVVGELDASSSIELDTELQECIDKGDKKLLIDCVGLTYISSAGIGVFTSRLDDIEKNSITMVLFNVADNIKSVFEILGVDQFLNLAASKEEAINIL; from the coding sequence ATGACCAAAGTAGACGTTAATGTTGTACAAGAGAATGACTTCACACTAATCAGTGTAGTTGGAGAATTAGATGCAAGCTCATCTATTGAACTTGATACTGAACTTCAAGAGTGCATCGATAAAGGTGATAAGAAGTTATTAATTGATTGTGTAGGATTAACTTATATTTCTTCTGCAGGAATTGGTGTATTTACTTCAAGATTAGACGATATCGAAAAGAATAGTATTACTATGGTATTGTTTAATGTTGCTGACAACATCAAAAGTGTATTCGAAATTTTAGGTGTAGATCAATTTTTAAACTTGGCAGCCAGTAAAGAAGAGGCCATCAATATTTTATAA
- the queA gene encoding tRNA preQ1(34) S-adenosylmethionine ribosyltransferase-isomerase QueA has product MKLSQFQFDLPSDLIAQYPAESRDEARLMVLHRSTGEIEHRLFKDIVEYFEEGDVLVTNDTKVFPARLYGNKEKTGAKIEVFLLRELNKESHLWDVLVDPARKIRVGNKLYFGDGSLVAEVIDNTTSRGRTIRFLVDGEDEEFYKTIEELGETPIPRDLGREAEPADRDRYQTIFAENKGAVAAPSAGLHFTPQVAKRLEIKSVDITPITLHVGLGAFRDVDVEDLTKHKMDSEHYKVGEQTVEIVNKALTEKRNVCAVGTTALRSLETSVSASNTLKANEGWTDKFIFPPYDFKIVSSMVTGFHKPKSTLLMMAAAFGGYDLVMRAYEEAIKEKYRFLSYGDAMLIL; this is encoded by the coding sequence ATGAAGCTATCCCAATTTCAGTTTGATCTACCTTCAGATCTAATAGCACAATACCCGGCAGAAAGCCGCGACGAAGCACGTTTAATGGTATTACACCGTTCTACAGGAGAAATTGAGCACAGATTGTTCAAAGATATTGTAGAGTACTTCGAGGAGGGTGATGTATTAGTGACGAATGACACTAAAGTTTTCCCTGCAAGATTATATGGTAACAAGGAAAAAACTGGTGCTAAGATCGAGGTATTTCTTCTTCGTGAACTAAACAAAGAGTCTCATTTATGGGATGTTTTAGTTGATCCTGCTCGTAAAATTCGTGTAGGTAACAAATTGTATTTTGGCGATGGTAGTTTAGTGGCTGAAGTCATTGACAATACAACTTCAAGAGGTAGAACTATCCGTTTCTTAGTAGACGGTGAAGATGAAGAATTCTACAAAACAATTGAAGAACTTGGAGAAACTCCAATTCCAAGAGACTTAGGTCGTGAAGCTGAACCGGCCGATCGTGACCGTTACCAAACAATTTTTGCAGAAAATAAAGGTGCTGTAGCTGCCCCATCAGCAGGTTTACACTTTACACCACAAGTTGCAAAACGTTTAGAGATTAAATCTGTAGATATCACTCCTATTACTTTACATGTAGGGTTAGGTGCATTTAGAGATGTAGACGTTGAAGATTTAACAAAACACAAAATGGACTCTGAGCACTACAAAGTAGGTGAGCAGACTGTAGAGATTGTTAATAAGGCGTTGACTGAAAAAAGAAATGTTTGTGCAGTAGGTACTACAGCATTACGTTCTTTAGAAACTTCAGTTTCGGCTTCAAATACATTGAAAGCAAACGAAGGTTGGACAGATAAATTTATCTTCCCTCCATACGATTTCAAAATTGTATCTTCTATGGTTACAGGTTTCCATAAACCTAAATCAACATTATTAATGATGGCTGCTGCATTTGGTGGTTATGATTTAGTAATGAGAGCTTACGAAGAAGCAATCAAAGAAAAATACCGTTTCTTAAGCTACGGCGACGCAATGTTGATTCTTTAA
- a CDS encoding ABC transporter permease yields MLFFKLFFESFRFAVNALKENILRTVLSLLGVTIGIFAIIAIFTLVDALNNGIQNSLSAFGDKVMYVGKWPFAFNEPNYPWWKYYRRPSPDVKEFKFIQDNAKWVKHIAIFEDKRGNTIQYKNNSFEDGKIVGCSYEYNKITSMPIDRGRYFTKSEMTAGVQNTIIGYDVAKQLFPRGDALGKTIKSKGQKFKVIGIFEKQGESLLSTPSNDEIILIPYNSLVKMYTSKGRNISPVLIAKGYKQDEDMGEMHAELRGLIRRHRGLRPKEEDNFALNKTDAIADFINGITGSLKIAGGVIGMFSILVGGFSIANIMFVSVKERTSQIGIQKALGAKNYFILLQFLCESMFLSFFGGVGGLILVSCLSIFSTETFIISLNIQNLIIGMGISGLVGIISGLAPAVSAARMDPVEAMRAS; encoded by the coding sequence ATGCTTTTCTTCAAACTTTTTTTTGAGAGTTTCCGATTTGCAGTCAATGCACTGAAAGAAAATATATTACGAACAGTTCTTTCACTATTAGGAGTGACCATCGGTATCTTTGCGATTATAGCCATTTTTACCTTAGTAGATGCATTGAATAATGGTATCCAAAATAGTTTATCTGCTTTTGGAGATAAAGTAATGTATGTTGGAAAATGGCCTTTTGCTTTCAATGAACCCAATTACCCTTGGTGGAAATATTATAGAAGGCCTAGCCCTGATGTAAAGGAATTTAAGTTTATCCAAGACAATGCAAAATGGGTAAAACACATAGCGATCTTTGAAGATAAAAGGGGAAATACTATTCAATATAAAAATAATTCTTTTGAAGATGGAAAGATAGTAGGATGCTCATATGAGTATAATAAGATCACTTCTATGCCTATTGATCGAGGCAGATACTTTACTAAAAGTGAAATGACTGCAGGTGTTCAAAATACTATAATTGGATACGATGTAGCCAAACAACTATTCCCTAGAGGTGATGCTCTTGGAAAAACGATTAAATCAAAAGGACAAAAATTTAAGGTAATCGGTATCTTCGAGAAGCAAGGAGAAAGTTTACTTTCCACTCCAAGTAATGATGAAATTATCCTTATTCCTTATAATTCTTTAGTGAAAATGTATACCTCAAAAGGACGAAACATTTCTCCAGTGCTTATTGCAAAAGGATATAAGCAAGATGAAGATATGGGAGAGATGCATGCAGAACTTAGGGGATTAATTAGAAGACATAGAGGACTTAGGCCAAAAGAAGAAGATAATTTCGCCCTAAATAAAACGGATGCAATTGCAGACTTTATTAATGGTATAACAGGATCTTTAAAAATTGCCGGAGGAGTTATTGGTATGTTCTCCATCCTTGTTGGAGGATTTAGTATCGCCAATATTATGTTTGTGTCTGTAAAAGAAAGAACATCACAAATTGGTATACAGAAGGCATTGGGTGCTAAAAATTACTTTATCTTATTACAGTTCTTATGTGAGTCGATGTTCCTTAGTTTCTTTGGAGGGGTTGGTGGACTTATTTTGGTCTCCTGTTTATCAATATTCTCAACAGAAACTTTTATTATCTCTCTAAATATTCAAAATTTGATCATAGGAATGGGTATCTCTGGGTTAGTCGGAATTATTTCGGGGTTAGCACCTGCCGTTTCAGCTGCCAGAATGGATCCTGTAGAAGCGATGAGAGCTTCATAG
- a CDS encoding ATP-dependent DNA helicase, with protein MITPSERISSQFPFEPTQGQKVLFDLFDPFILEKNNRRNTFLLKGYAGTGKTSVITALSNILRYYSYKTLLMAPTGRAAKVMSSYAKRKAFTIHRIIYKQTEDPDTGAMRFERTKNNAQNTIYIVDEASMIDDQSHMQGEGLLSSLIRYVFQDPKANNKLLLIGDTAQLPPVKQDISPALDEIYLQNIFKLNIISHELTEVVRQASESGILYNATLLRNTLVTNEDIKFVTSPFKDIFKMGSDRLEDGLLYGYDKYGIENTVIVTRSNRAATQYNQYIRRQIHYREDELDAGDYLMIVRNNYFWLDEDSPAGFLANGEFIEVTRVGGIEEKYGLRFCDIRFRLLDYDEHNVVEAKIILDTLHSFTPQLSNEENRKLYNAVVEEYADIENPRSRMKRIREDEYLNALQVKFAYALTCHKAQGGQWDAIFVDIGFLRDDMLDSDFVRWQYTALTRAKSELFLMNYPERFFK; from the coding sequence ATGATCACACCTTCTGAACGTATCAGTTCACAATTTCCTTTTGAACCTACACAAGGTCAAAAAGTATTATTTGATTTATTTGACCCATTTATTCTGGAGAAAAACAACAGAAGGAACACTTTTCTATTAAAAGGATATGCAGGTACAGGTAAAACATCTGTAATTACTGCTCTATCTAATATTCTACGTTATTATAGCTACAAAACATTACTTATGGCGCCAACAGGAAGAGCAGCCAAAGTGATGTCATCTTATGCAAAACGAAAAGCGTTTACGATTCATCGAATTATCTATAAGCAAACGGAAGATCCTGATACCGGAGCCATGCGTTTTGAGAGAACAAAGAATAATGCTCAAAACACTATCTACATTGTAGACGAAGCATCTATGATTGATGATCAATCACATATGCAAGGGGAAGGATTATTGAGTTCTTTAATCCGATATGTTTTTCAAGATCCTAAGGCCAATAATAAATTATTACTAATTGGAGATACAGCACAGCTACCTCCTGTGAAACAAGATATTAGTCCGGCACTAGATGAAATATATCTTCAGAATATCTTCAAACTGAATATTATTAGTCATGAATTGACAGAGGTTGTTCGCCAAGCCTCAGAGTCTGGTATTCTTTACAATGCAACTCTTCTTAGAAATACATTGGTTACTAATGAAGATATAAAGTTTGTGACTTCTCCTTTTAAAGACATTTTTAAAATGGGGTCAGATCGTTTGGAAGATGGTTTATTATATGGATATGATAAATATGGAATTGAGAATACGGTGATTGTTACCAGATCAAACCGAGCAGCAACACAATACAATCAATATATAAGAAGGCAAATTCATTATAGAGAAGATGAACTAGATGCTGGTGATTACCTAATGATTGTCCGCAATAATTACTTTTGGTTAGATGAGGATTCACCTGCTGGTTTTTTGGCTAATGGAGAGTTTATTGAAGTGACTAGAGTGGGTGGTATTGAAGAGAAATATGGTTTAAGATTTTGTGATATCCGTTTCAGGTTATTGGATTATGATGAGCATAATGTGGTAGAGGCAAAAATTATCTTAGATACCCTCCATTCTTTTACCCCTCAACTAAGTAATGAGGAAAATAGAAAATTGTACAATGCTGTAGTTGAAGAGTATGCCGATATTGAAAATCCGAGGTCTCGAATGAAAAGAATCCGAGAAGATGAATACTTAAATGCTCTACAGGTGAAATTTGCTTATGCACTTACTTGTCATAAGGCACAAGGTGGACAGTGGGATGCAATTTTTGTTGATATTGGTTTCTTGAGAGATGATATGCTAGACTCCGATTTTGTTCGTTGGCAGTATACAGCATTAACCCGAGCAAAATCGGAGTTGTTCTTAATGAACTATCCAGAAAGGTTTTTTAAATAA
- a CDS encoding cyclase family protein, producing MKIVDLSKPIQFNKKDPWFMRVKIKHKPHAKAKWLIRFLGLPFKLFPKNFIGWADDTIEKMGVHSTTHIDAPWHYSPTVAGKKAKTIDEVPLDWCYGEGLVIDMEHKKDFAPITKEDITNFLSDNNLSLKEGMIVLIKTGRDKFNGTEDFHKVGTGMSAEATHYLIDQGIKVMGIDSWGWDLPLPYLIEQAKKTENQDLFWNAHLVGQEKEYCHMEQLVNLGSLPYTGFKVAVFPLKIVGASAAPARVVAMFDN from the coding sequence ATGAAAATTGTAGACCTTTCAAAACCAATTCAATTCAACAAGAAAGACCCTTGGTTTATGCGAGTAAAGATTAAACATAAACCTCACGCTAAAGCAAAATGGTTGATTCGTTTCCTAGGACTACCTTTTAAATTATTTCCGAAAAACTTTATTGGTTGGGCAGATGATACCATTGAAAAGATGGGAGTTCATTCTACAACACATATAGATGCTCCATGGCATTATTCCCCAACAGTTGCAGGAAAAAAAGCAAAAACTATTGATGAAGTACCTTTGGATTGGTGCTACGGAGAAGGGTTAGTGATTGATATGGAACACAAAAAGGATTTTGCCCCTATTACAAAAGAAGATATTACCAATTTTTTATCAGATAATAACCTTTCCTTAAAAGAAGGAATGATTGTATTGATAAAAACTGGTAGAGATAAATTTAATGGAACGGAAGACTTTCATAAGGTAGGTACAGGAATGAGTGCCGAAGCAACGCACTACCTTATTGATCAAGGAATTAAAGTGATGGGTATCGATTCTTGGGGCTGGGATTTACCCTTACCTTATCTTATTGAACAAGCAAAGAAAACTGAAAACCAGGATTTATTCTGGAATGCCCATCTTGTAGGTCAAGAAAAGGAATATTGTCATATGGAACAATTGGTGAATTTAGGATCCCTGCCGTACACTGGGTTTAAAGTAGCCGTTTTTCCTTTAAAAATTGTTGGAGCGTCAGCAGCACCAGCTAGAGTTGTTGCAATGTTTGATAATTAG
- a CDS encoding acyl-CoA dehydrogenase family protein, translating to MNTVTNKKAIKGGEFLIRETEANEIFTPEGFSEEQVMMAQATKDFIDTEITPNAKKIDGHDWELVEKIFHKAGDLGLLGISVPEELGGLGMSFNTSMLIADVFGEAGSFSTTYGAHTGIGTLPIMYYGTTEQKEKYLPKLATGEWAAAYALTEPDAGSDANSGKTKAVLSEDGTHYLVTGQKMWISNAGFADLFIVFAKIGDDKNHTAFIVENSFGGITMNEEEEKLGIKGSSTRQVFFTDCKVPVENMLSERGNGFKIAVNILNIGRAKLGAGVLGGCRAVINHAVKYSKERKQFKQPIANFGAIKQKLAQMTTKTYVIESMCYRAGQNIEDHTEELLVGGMDEAKAKLKGVEQFAIECAILKVFGSEVLDFVVDEGVQVYGGMGFSAEAPMERAYRDARISRIYEGTNEINRMLLVGMMIKRAMKGELDIVSPAMDVAKELTSVPSFETIDTSILFNVEKDILKRLKKAALMVAGRAVQVFEAKINDQQEILMNIADMLIQIYAAESTILRTEKMVEDKGEEACKEQINIAKVFIREAAEVIATSGREAIGGIATGDEQRVMLMGLKRFTKYDLENVHVLRRELADTIIEKESYPFFVV from the coding sequence ATGAACACTGTAACCAATAAGAAAGCAATCAAAGGTGGAGAATTTTTAATTCGCGAAACAGAAGCAAATGAAATTTTTACTCCTGAAGGGTTTTCGGAGGAGCAAGTAATGATGGCACAAGCCACTAAAGATTTTATTGACACAGAGATTACACCAAATGCTAAAAAAATCGATGGCCATGACTGGGAATTAGTAGAGAAAATTTTCCATAAAGCTGGAGATTTAGGTCTTTTAGGTATTTCTGTACCAGAAGAGTTAGGTGGTTTGGGTATGAGTTTCAACACTTCTATGTTGATTGCCGATGTATTTGGAGAAGCAGGTTCATTTTCAACAACTTACGGTGCACATACGGGTATTGGTACACTACCAATTATGTATTATGGTACTACAGAACAAAAGGAAAAATATCTTCCTAAACTAGCAACAGGTGAGTGGGCAGCCGCTTACGCATTAACAGAACCGGACGCAGGTTCGGATGCCAATTCAGGTAAAACAAAAGCGGTTCTTTCAGAAGATGGAACTCACTATTTGGTCACAGGTCAAAAAATGTGGATATCCAACGCTGGGTTTGCCGACTTATTTATTGTATTTGCCAAAATTGGTGATGACAAAAACCACACTGCTTTTATTGTAGAAAACTCGTTTGGTGGAATTACAATGAACGAAGAAGAAGAAAAATTGGGTATCAAAGGTTCTTCTACTCGTCAGGTATTCTTTACTGATTGCAAAGTTCCCGTAGAGAACATGCTTTCGGAAAGAGGAAACGGTTTTAAAATCGCTGTGAATATCTTGAATATCGGTAGAGCTAAATTAGGTGCTGGTGTTCTTGGAGGCTGCCGAGCAGTGATTAATCATGCAGTAAAATATTCGAAGGAGCGTAAACAGTTTAAACAACCTATCGCAAACTTTGGAGCAATCAAACAAAAGTTAGCTCAAATGACTACAAAAACTTATGTTATTGAGTCGATGTGTTATAGAGCTGGTCAAAACATTGAAGACCATACAGAAGAATTACTTGTGGGAGGAATGGACGAAGCAAAAGCGAAACTTAAAGGTGTGGAGCAATTTGCTATTGAATGTGCTATTCTTAAAGTATTCGGATCTGAAGTATTAGACTTCGTAGTAGACGAAGGTGTTCAAGTGTATGGTGGTATGGGATTCTCTGCTGAAGCACCAATGGAAAGAGCTTACAGAGATGCTCGTATTTCTAGAATTTACGAAGGAACAAACGAAATCAACCGCATGCTTCTTGTAGGCATGATGATAAAAAGGGCGATGAAAGGTGAGTTAGATATTGTTTCTCCAGCAATGGATGTAGCAAAAGAACTAACTTCTGTTCCATCGTTTGAGACAATTGATACTTCTATCCTATTTAATGTTGAAAAAGACATTTTAAAACGACTCAAAAAAGCAGCTTTAATGGTTGCAGGTAGAGCTGTTCAGGTGTTTGAAGCAAAAATTAACGATCAGCAAGAAATACTTATGAATATTGCTGATATGTTAATTCAAATTTATGCTGCTGAATCTACAATTCTTCGTACTGAAAAAATGGTAGAGGACAAAGGAGAAGAAGCTTGCAAAGAACAAATTAACATTGCAAAAGTGTTTATCAGAGAAGCAGCTGAAGTGATTGCTACTTCAGGTCGCGAAGCAATTGGTGGAATTGCTACAGGAGATGAACAACGAGTAATGTTGATGGGATTAAAACGTTTCACTAAGTATGATTTAGAGAACGTACATGTTTTAAGACGCGAATTAGCTGACACTATTATTGAGAAAGAATCATATCCTTTCTTCGTAGTTTAA